In one Vicugna pacos chromosome 22, VicPac4, whole genome shotgun sequence genomic region, the following are encoded:
- the CD209 gene encoding CD209 antigen, whose protein sequence is MAEISDPREPDGSEEETFWGKRLTGKDPGQLCSWRSLPGCLTRAPLLLFLVFTSLGFLMLLVTTMVQVSRIHQSLQKETRDDQESHNPVAVAQEQMQSKLEGIQQQLTWMNATLASLCHPCPWSWEVFQGNCYLFSWTQSDWKSAVSACRNIKAQLVIVNSAEEQKFLKLWYVRNNKPTWIGLSDHHNEGSWRWLDNSSLQLSFWKDGEPNNHGDEDCVELHNDGWNDGRCVTENSWICEKPSTPCPEL, encoded by the exons atggCAGAGATCTCTGACCCCAGGGAGCCAGATGGCTCTG AAGAGGAGACTTTTTGGGGCAAGAGACTGACTGGGAAAGACCCTGGACAACTCTGCAGCTGGAGGAGCTTGCCAG GGTGTCTGACCCGGGCGCCTCTGCTTCTGTTCCTGGTTTTCACCTCACTGGGTTTCCTTATGCTCCTGGTGACCACCATGGTTCAAG TCTCCAGGATTCACCAGTCCCTGCAGAAAGAGACAAGGGATGATCAGGAGAGCCACAACCCGG TTGCTGTTGCACAGGAGCAGATGCAATCAAAGTTGGAAGGAATCCAGCAGCAGCTGACCTGGATGAATGCCACCCTGG cTAGCCTGTGCCATCCTTGCCCCTGGAGTTGGGAAGTCTTCCAGGGGAATTGTTACTTATTCTCCTGGACCCAGAGTGACTGGAAATCTGCCGTCTCTGCCTGTCGGAACATTAAGGCCCAACTGGTGATTGTCAACAGTGCTGAAGAGCAG AAATTCCTGAAGCTTTGGTATGTCAGAAATAATAAGCCCACTTGGATAGGCCTCAGCGACCACCACAATGAGGGCTCCTGGCGGTGGCTGGACAACAGCTCCCTTCAACTCAG CTTCTGGAAAGATGGGGAACCCAACAACCACGGAGATGAAGACTGTGTGGAATTACACAATGACGGCTGGAATGATGGCAGATGTGTTACAGAAAACTCCTGGATCTGTGAGAAGCCCTCAACTCCCTGCCCTGAACTCTGA